The following proteins come from a genomic window of Sphingomonas oryzagri:
- a CDS encoding ABC transporter ATP-binding protein, giving the protein MTKLAVEASKLVKRFEGQRAVDGIDLAVPEGAIYGVLGPNGAGKTTTLRTLLGIIEPDEGWRRVLGEDKPMRAAPRIGYLPEERGLYPSMQAKEAIAFLGALRGMSLADGRRRAMQLLEEAGLGEAATKTIRQLSKGMAQTVQLLGTIVHRPKLLVLDEPFSGLDAINQQRLEGLIRAQVAEGATVLFSTHVIAHAERLCERISVIAKGRIRFDGTVAEARGRLPSRVSLVTRHPDGPWRAALPADTLADDRRFTFALPADGIEPVLEALIASGAGIEALSIERPSLHEAFVELVGEPVPQPETEEVAP; this is encoded by the coding sequence ATGACGAAACTGGCGGTCGAGGCGAGCAAGCTCGTCAAGCGGTTCGAGGGGCAGCGCGCGGTCGACGGGATCGACCTCGCGGTGCCGGAGGGCGCGATCTACGGTGTGCTCGGCCCCAATGGCGCGGGCAAGACGACGACCTTGCGCACCCTGCTCGGCATCATCGAGCCGGACGAGGGCTGGCGCCGGGTGTTGGGCGAGGACAAGCCGATGCGCGCCGCGCCGAGGATCGGCTATCTGCCCGAGGAGCGCGGCCTCTACCCTTCGATGCAGGCGAAGGAGGCGATCGCCTTCCTGGGCGCGCTGCGCGGGATGTCGCTGGCCGATGGCCGCCGCCGCGCGATGCAGCTGCTGGAGGAGGCGGGTCTCGGCGAGGCGGCGACCAAGACGATCCGACAGCTCTCCAAGGGCATGGCGCAGACCGTCCAGCTGCTCGGCACGATCGTCCACCGGCCCAAGCTGCTGGTGCTGGACGAGCCGTTCTCCGGCCTCGACGCGATCAACCAGCAAAGGCTGGAGGGGCTGATCCGCGCGCAGGTGGCGGAAGGGGCGACGGTGCTTTTCTCCACCCACGTCATCGCCCATGCCGAGCGGCTGTGCGAGCGGATCAGCGTGATCGCCAAGGGGCGCATCCGCTTCGACGGCACGGTGGCCGAGGCGCGCGGCCGCTTGCCGTCGCGCGTGTCGCTCGTCACCCGACATCCGGACGGGCCGTGGCGCGCGGCGCTGCCCGCCGACACGCTGGCCGACGATCGCCGCTTCACCTTCGCGCTGCCCGCAGATGGGATCGAACCTGTGCTCGAGGCGCTGATCGCGAGCGGCGCGGGGATCGAGGCGCTGTCGATCGAGCGGCCCAGTCTGCATGAAGCCTTCGTCGAACTGGTCGGCGAACCGGTGCCCCAGCCGGAAACGGAGGAGGTCGCGCCATGA
- a CDS encoding acyl-[ACP]--phospholipid O-acyltransferase has protein sequence MSAPQLSLLAKRRFWPLFVTQFLGAFNDNLYRSAMLFLVSFSLYRGDADKAALVAVIAGGVFILPYFLFSSVAGQLADRLDKARVAQGVKIAEIAIMGVGLIAIDSGSMPLLMGVLFAMGVHSTVFGPVKYSMLPQHLSEHELMGGTGLIEAGTFLAILAGQLAGGLLPTADATHAMIGVAVIGLLTSLLIPTAPPAADRPKVEVNLIASTARIVAHSRRNKNLFLAILGITWFFSLGAVLTQQFVPLVGHLNATQTVGALFLGLFSVGVAIGSLVVSKLLGGEISARYVPVSALVLALAVIHLGITVSGLEPYATTVGVKGFLQAPESWWLVIDLLAIAIAGGVYIVPLYALLQTLGDPANRSRDVAANNIVNAAGMVLISAVVAFILWTGAGSPTLFIVLGIFGLFVALYCCALLPETVFKATVRAALRLFYRVDLIGAENMPLPGERAVVVVNHVSFLDGLLLAAFLPGKPTFAVHTRVAQAWWIKPFLRMFDAFPVDPTNPMAAKAMVKAVKEGRTLVIFPEGRITVTGALMKIFDGPGMVADKSDAPIVPVRIDGAQYSPFSRLKGKVRTRAFPKITLTVLPPRRFRVEGEMSARERRAIAGRRLYDEMSAMIFATSNASRTLFEALLDAAALHGMKAPVAEDIKREPLTYSRLITGTQALGRALSDGTSQGEAVGVLLPNVNTVVATFFALQATGRVPAMLNYTAGLNNLQAACTAADVKTIVTARAFVEQAKLGAIVEALGATKRIVWLEDVAATIGTGAKLRALVAGKFARSIHKRLKIDPNTPAVILFTSGSEGLPKGVALSHRNLLSNCSQLAARVDFNPTDIVLNALPIFHSFGLTGGTLLPILNGIKTVLYPSPLHYRIVPALAYDANATILFGTDTFLAGYARMANAYDFYSLRYIFAGAEKVRDTTRATYAERFGLRIMEGYGATEAGPVIAVNTPMHFRAGTVGRLLPAIEANLEAIPGIDDESGSVGRLAIRGPNIMAGYYKADAPGLLQPPHDGWHDSGDIVKIDAEGFVSIRGRAKRFAKIGGEMISLPAVEGYAGQLWPGLDHAVVTRPDPRKGEQLVLFTTKPGATASELLGWAKANGVAEISVPKDVRVVDALPVLGTGKLDYPRLSEMAAGG, from the coding sequence ATGTCAGCACCGCAACTGAGCCTGCTCGCCAAGCGTCGCTTCTGGCCATTGTTCGTCACCCAGTTCCTGGGGGCCTTCAACGACAATCTCTATCGATCGGCGATGCTGTTCCTCGTCTCGTTCAGCCTCTATCGGGGCGATGCGGACAAGGCGGCTCTGGTCGCGGTGATCGCGGGCGGGGTGTTCATCCTGCCTTACTTCCTCTTCTCGTCGGTTGCGGGGCAGCTGGCCGACCGCCTCGACAAGGCGCGCGTCGCGCAGGGCGTGAAGATCGCCGAGATCGCGATCATGGGCGTCGGCCTGATCGCCATCGACAGCGGATCGATGCCGCTGCTGATGGGCGTGCTGTTCGCGATGGGCGTACATTCCACCGTGTTCGGGCCGGTCAAATATTCGATGCTGCCCCAGCATCTCAGCGAACATGAACTGATGGGCGGCACCGGGCTGATCGAGGCCGGCACCTTCCTCGCCATCCTCGCGGGCCAGCTGGCGGGCGGGCTGCTGCCGACGGCGGACGCGACCCATGCGATGATCGGCGTGGCGGTGATCGGCCTCCTCACCAGCCTGCTGATCCCGACCGCCCCACCCGCCGCCGATCGGCCGAAGGTGGAGGTCAACCTGATCGCCTCGACCGCGCGGATCGTTGCGCACTCGCGGAGGAACAAGAACCTGTTCCTCGCCATCCTGGGGATCACCTGGTTCTTCTCGCTCGGCGCGGTGCTGACCCAGCAGTTCGTGCCGCTGGTCGGCCACCTCAACGCCACCCAGACGGTCGGCGCGCTGTTCCTCGGGCTGTTCTCGGTGGGCGTTGCGATCGGATCCTTGGTGGTCAGCAAGCTGCTCGGCGGCGAGATTTCGGCACGCTATGTGCCGGTCTCGGCGCTGGTGCTGGCGCTCGCCGTGATCCATCTCGGCATCACCGTATCGGGGCTGGAGCCTTACGCCACCACCGTCGGCGTGAAGGGCTTCCTGCAGGCGCCGGAAAGCTGGTGGCTGGTGATCGACCTGCTGGCGATCGCGATCGCGGGCGGCGTCTATATCGTGCCGCTCTACGCGCTGCTGCAGACGCTGGGCGATCCCGCCAACCGGTCGCGCGACGTCGCCGCCAACAATATCGTCAACGCGGCGGGCATGGTGCTGATCTCCGCTGTCGTCGCCTTCATCCTGTGGACCGGCGCGGGCAGCCCGACTTTGTTCATCGTGCTGGGCATCTTCGGCCTGTTCGTGGCGCTCTACTGCTGCGCGCTGCTGCCCGAGACGGTGTTCAAGGCGACGGTGCGCGCGGCGCTGCGCCTCTTCTACCGCGTCGACCTGATCGGGGCGGAGAACATGCCGCTGCCGGGCGAGCGCGCGGTGGTGGTGGTCAACCACGTCTCCTTCCTCGACGGGCTGCTGCTCGCCGCCTTCCTGCCCGGCAAGCCGACCTTCGCGGTGCATACCCGCGTCGCGCAGGCGTGGTGGATCAAGCCGTTCCTGCGCATGTTCGACGCCTTCCCGGTCGATCCGACCAACCCGATGGCCGCCAAGGCGATGGTGAAGGCAGTGAAGGAAGGCCGCACCCTGGTCATCTTCCCCGAAGGCCGGATCACTGTGACGGGCGCGCTGATGAAGATTTTCGACGGTCCCGGCATGGTCGCCGACAAGTCCGACGCGCCGATCGTGCCGGTCAGGATCGACGGGGCGCAATACAGCCCCTTTTCGCGCCTGAAGGGCAAGGTCAGGACCCGCGCCTTCCCCAAGATCACGCTGACCGTGCTGCCGCCGCGCCGCTTCCGGGTGGAGGGCGAGATGTCGGCGCGCGAGCGGCGCGCCATCGCCGGGCGGCGGCTCTATGACGAGATGTCGGCGATGATCTTCGCGACGTCCAACGCCAGCCGCACACTGTTCGAGGCGCTGCTGGATGCCGCCGCGCTCCACGGCATGAAGGCGCCGGTCGCCGAGGACATCAAGCGCGAGCCTTTGACCTACAGCCGCCTCATCACCGGCACGCAGGCGCTCGGTCGCGCGCTGTCGGACGGCACAAGCCAAGGCGAGGCGGTCGGCGTGCTGCTGCCCAACGTCAACACGGTGGTCGCGACCTTCTTCGCGCTGCAGGCGACCGGCCGCGTACCGGCGATGCTCAACTATACGGCGGGCCTCAACAACCTGCAGGCGGCGTGCACGGCGGCCGATGTGAAGACCATCGTCACCGCCCGCGCCTTCGTCGAGCAGGCGAAGCTCGGCGCGATCGTCGAGGCGCTGGGCGCAACGAAACGGATCGTCTGGCTGGAGGATGTCGCCGCGACGATCGGCACCGGCGCCAAGCTGCGCGCGCTGGTGGCGGGCAAGTTCGCCCGCTCGATCCACAAGCGGCTCAAGATCGATCCGAACACGCCTGCCGTGATCCTCTTCACCTCGGGATCGGAGGGGCTGCCCAAAGGCGTGGCGCTCTCCCACCGCAACCTGTTGTCGAACTGTTCGCAATTGGCTGCGCGCGTTGATTTCAACCCGACCGACATCGTGCTGAACGCTCTGCCCATCTTCCACAGCTTCGGGCTGACCGGGGGCACGCTGCTGCCGATCCTCAACGGCATCAAGACGGTGCTCTATCCCAGCCCGCTCCACTACCGCATCGTGCCGGCGCTGGCCTACGACGCGAACGCGACGATCCTGTTCGGCACCGACACCTTCCTCGCCGGCTATGCGCGGATGGCTAACGCCTACGATTTCTACTCGCTGCGCTACATCTTCGCGGGCGCCGAGAAGGTGCGCGATACCACCCGCGCCACCTATGCCGAGCGTTTCGGTCTGCGCATCATGGAAGGCTATGGCGCCACCGAGGCCGGGCCGGTGATCGCGGTCAACACGCCGATGCACTTCCGCGCCGGCACCGTCGGCCGCCTGCTCCCTGCGATCGAGGCGAACCTGGAAGCCATTCCCGGCATCGACGACGAGAGCGGCTCGGTCGGTCGCCTCGCGATCCGGGGGCCGAACATCATGGCGGGCTATTACAAGGCCGACGCGCCCGGCCTGCTCCAGCCCCCGCATGACGGCTGGCACGACAGCGGCGACATCGTGAAGATCGACGCCGAGGGCTTCGTTTCGATCCGGGGCCGCGCCAAGCGCTTCGCCAAGATCGGCGGCGAGATGATCTCGCTGCCGGCGGTGGAGGGCTATGCCGGGCAGCTCTGGCCGGGCCTCGACCATGCCGTCGTGACTCGCCCCGATCCGCGCAAAGGCGAGCAACTGGTGCTGTTCACGACCAAGCCCGGCGCCACCGCATCCGAGCTGCTCGGCTGGGCGAAGGCCAACGGCGTTGCGGAAATTTCCGTGCCCAAGGATGTCCGCGTGGTGGACGCGCTGCCCGTGCTCGGCACTGGCAAGCTCGATTATCCGCGACTTTCGGAGATGGCGGCGGGCGGCTGA
- a CDS encoding VOC family protein, translating into MLFHTMVGSNDIERSKRFYDTVLGTLGAGEGTRNIADSGHTRLIYNNGNGTNFIVSQPINDEPASVANGSTVAFSCDSPEQVKQLHDTAVAAGGTSIEAPPGPRETASMGTIELAYFRDPDGNKLCGIHFPA; encoded by the coding sequence GTGCTTTTTCACACCATGGTCGGATCAAACGACATTGAACGGTCCAAGCGCTTCTACGACACGGTGCTCGGCACCTTGGGTGCAGGGGAAGGGACGAGGAACATTGCCGACAGCGGCCATACACGTCTGATCTACAATAACGGCAACGGGACCAACTTCATCGTCAGCCAGCCGATCAACGACGAACCAGCAAGCGTCGCCAACGGCAGCACCGTAGCCTTTTCCTGCGACTCGCCCGAGCAGGTGAAGCAGCTTCATGACACCGCGGTTGCCGCTGGCGGGACCTCGATCGAAGCTCCGCCCGGACCGCGCGAAACTGCCTCCATGGGCACCATCGAACTGGCCTATTTTCGTGATCCCGACGGTAACAAACTGTGCGGAATTCATTTTCCTGCCTGA
- a CDS encoding ABC transporter permease, with amino-acid sequence MRQLFASAWVIARRDYVSTVFSRIFLLFLLTPVFPVIFGGVFASLGTDSGPGPSAPVVAVVANAGDAQHLTAARDRLVRRLGPDALPRLSFLPPGQKPATWLLEGERRYDALLVGVTGDPHFTLAAHAPASLSDDVGLIVDTARADAALGERAPPPVDLGTARAPSPPGDRKQDGTGIAKAAQTGLFIILVMLAGMSLSTFIEEKSNKVIEVLAAAVPVDAIFLGKLCSMLAIALTFVGAWSVVIAGGVLAFKPAIVMGLPVPAVGWPAFVALLIAYFVGNYLLLGAVFLGIGSQAGSPREVQVMALPVTMLQLVLYGFASAGVAHPDRWVSIAAAIFPWSSPLAMIARAAELPALWPHLLALAWQILWLVLALRVAAAMFRRAVLKSGGGWRWWSRSKTAEAVSNLGVP; translated from the coding sequence ATGAGGCAGCTCTTCGCCTCCGCCTGGGTGATCGCGCGGCGCGACTATGTGTCGACCGTTTTCTCGCGAATCTTTTTGCTCTTCCTGCTCACCCCGGTCTTCCCGGTGATCTTCGGCGGCGTGTTCGCATCGCTGGGGACCGACAGTGGCCCCGGTCCGTCCGCTCCGGTCGTCGCGGTGGTCGCGAACGCAGGGGACGCGCAACATCTGACGGCCGCGCGCGACCGGTTGGTCAGGCGCCTCGGCCCCGATGCGCTGCCCAGGCTCTCCTTCCTGCCGCCGGGCCAAAAGCCGGCGACATGGCTGCTCGAAGGCGAACGGCGGTATGACGCGCTGCTGGTTGGCGTGACGGGCGATCCGCATTTCACGCTGGCGGCGCACGCGCCGGCGTCGCTGTCGGACGATGTCGGCCTGATCGTCGATACCGCCCGCGCGGACGCCGCGCTCGGCGAACGGGCGCCGCCGCCGGTCGATCTCGGTACGGCCCGCGCGCCCTCACCGCCGGGCGACCGGAAGCAGGATGGCACCGGCATCGCCAAGGCGGCGCAGACCGGCCTGTTCATCATCCTTGTGATGCTGGCGGGCATGTCGCTTTCCACCTTCATCGAGGAGAAATCGAACAAGGTGATCGAGGTGCTGGCCGCCGCCGTGCCGGTGGACGCGATCTTCCTCGGCAAGCTCTGCTCGATGCTGGCGATCGCGTTGACCTTCGTGGGCGCGTGGAGCGTGGTGATCGCGGGCGGCGTCCTCGCCTTCAAGCCCGCTATAGTGATGGGCCTGCCGGTGCCGGCGGTCGGCTGGCCGGCCTTTGTGGCGCTGCTGATCGCCTATTTCGTCGGCAATTACCTGCTGCTCGGCGCGGTGTTCCTCGGCATCGGCAGCCAGGCGGGAAGCCCGCGCGAGGTGCAGGTGATGGCGCTGCCGGTGACGATGCTCCAGCTCGTCCTCTACGGCTTCGCCTCGGCGGGCGTGGCGCATCCCGATCGCTGGGTGTCGATCGCTGCGGCGATCTTCCCGTGGAGCTCGCCACTGGCGATGATCGCGCGCGCCGCCGAGCTGCCGGCGCTCTGGCCGCATCTGCTGGCGCTGGCGTGGCAGATCCTCTGGCTGGTGCTGGCGCTGCGCGTCGCCGCCGCCATGTTCCGCCGCGCGGTGCTCAAGTCCGGCGGCGGGTGGCGGTGGTGGTCTCGAAGCAAGACGGCCGAGGCGGTTTCGAACCTGGGTGTCCCCTGA
- a CDS encoding energy transducer TonB codes for MAYIDQDRSREKTISGAVSLVVIGVVGYGLASGLAMKIVRAPTWIIPDREWKLPPPPPEPKPQPKTTTQPKSTADPLPIPIPLPPIPMPKADPLPLPPIPLPTGGGGGMGDPLPQPQPQPVDHTTRAMPRGDSSRWVTTDDYPPSAVRAGIEGRTSFRLDIGVDGKPTGCSVLASSGSDDLDRTACSRLMSRARFKPAQDGAGNPVASTYSGGVTWKLPAE; via the coding sequence ATGGCCTATATCGATCAGGACAGAAGTCGCGAGAAGACGATCTCGGGGGCGGTTTCGCTCGTGGTGATCGGCGTGGTGGGCTACGGGCTGGCCTCCGGGCTGGCGATGAAGATCGTGCGCGCACCGACGTGGATCATCCCCGACAGGGAGTGGAAGCTCCCGCCGCCACCGCCCGAACCGAAACCGCAGCCCAAGACGACGACGCAGCCGAAGTCGACCGCCGATCCGCTGCCCATTCCGATTCCGCTGCCGCCGATCCCCATGCCGAAGGCGGATCCGCTGCCCCTCCCGCCGATCCCGCTGCCCACGGGCGGCGGCGGCGGAATGGGCGATCCTTTGCCCCAACCCCAGCCGCAACCGGTCGATCACACCACGAGAGCGATGCCGCGCGGCGATTCCAGCCGCTGGGTGACGACCGACGACTATCCGCCCTCGGCGGTCCGCGCGGGGATCGAAGGGCGGACCAGCTTCCGCCTCGATATCGGCGTGGACGGCAAGCCCACCGGCTGCTCGGTGCTGGCGAGCAGCGGATCGGACGATCTCGATCGCACCGCGTGCAGCCGGCTGATGAGCCGCGCCCGCTTCAAGCCCGCGCAGGATGGAGCGGGCAACCCGGTCGCCTCCACCTATTCGGGCGGCGTGACCTGGAAGCTGCCGGCGGAATGA